The nucleotide sequence CCAAAATACTTGAAACCATATCGGTTCAAAAACGCGATGAAACCTTTAATTGCGAGAATTGCAACCACAAAAGCCACCACGTTGCCGACGGCTAGCAGCTGCAAATTGTCAACAGACCCAAGTATTTCGTGATTTTTATAAAGCTTGTATACCGAGGCTGCAAGCATGGTTGGAACTGCCAGAAAAAAACTGAATTCTGCTGCCTGTTTTCTGCTTAGTCCCTGTGTCATGCCGCCGATGATGGTTGCTGCGGAGCGGCTGATGCCGGGTATAACAGCAATAATCTGAAACAAGCCAATCACAAATGCATTTTTCGACGACAAAACTTTTTCAGCTCTTTCCTGATTTTTAAACCAGCGGTCAACAAAAATCAGCACAATTCCACCAACAAACAATGCAATGGCGACAATCAAAACGCTTTCGAGCATCTGATCGATGAGCGCTTCGAGCAAAAATGCAATCACCAGCGGGATGCAGGCAATAGCCAGTTTTATATAAAAATCGAATGATTGAAAAAAACGTTTGATGTACATTACAACAACCGCCAGAATAGCTCCGAACTGAATATTGACAGTAAATGCTTTGGTGAATTCGTCTGATTCTATGCCAAGCAATGCTTCGGTTATTATCATATGACCAGTTGAGGAAACCGGCAAAAATTCTGTCAGACCTTCAACAATCGCGATAATAATCGCATCGAACCAACTCATTCTTCAGTCTTTTCTTTTGTCTTCGGGCGATGCATGATCGCTAAAATTTCAATCACAAAGCCACTAAGAATAAGAATCGGACTCAATGTGATTCTTCTGAAACTATAAAGGTCCTCGCTGAACAGATTGGGATCTTCCGAACCTCCACCAATCATCAGGATAAAACCCAGCAAGATTACGCCCAGACCAATGAGCATCAGTATATAATTCATTTTGTCAAAAACAAATGTCTGTTTCTTTTCCGGGACAACACTTTGCTGTTTACTCATTGTTATAGAATTTGAATTGCAAAAATAATCATTTTTTTCCTGCCTGATGAAATCAATGGAAAACTGAATCGGTCAGAAACTATTTTAAATACGGTCAAGCACCAGTTTAATAAGCTTCTTCATGGGTGGATGATAATCCTTGATGAAAGTTTTATCGGCACGATTGGCAATGACTACACAAACAGTGCAGGCATTGTGTCCCAGCATTTTTGCAAGCCCATACAAAGCCGAAGTTTCCATTTCAAAATTTGTAACCTTCATCCCCTGATGATCAAAAGCAGCTACCAAATTATTGAATTCGGGATAATGAAGCCCAAGTCGTAGCTCGCGTCCCTGCGGGCCATAGAAACCGCCAAAAGTCATGGTCATTCCAGTCGGATGTCCGGTGGAAA is from Bacteroidetes bacterium GWF2_43_63 and encodes:
- a CDS encoding UDP-diphosphatase, encoding MSWFDAIIIAIVEGLTEFLPVSSTGHMIITEALLGIESDEFTKAFTVNIQFGAILAVVVMYIKRFFQSFDFYIKLAIACIPLVIAFLLEALIDQMLESVLIVAIALFVGGIVLIFVDRWFKNQERAEKVLSSKNAFVIGLFQIIAVIPGISRSAATIIGGMTQGLSRKQAAEFSFFLAVPTMLAASVYKLYKNHEILGSVDNLQLLAVGNVVAFVVAILAIKGFIAFLNRYGFKYFGYYRIILGGVLIVLLLAGYNLSVV